A stretch of DNA from Lycium ferocissimum isolate CSIRO_LF1 chromosome 4, AGI_CSIRO_Lferr_CH_V1, whole genome shotgun sequence:
AAGTGGTCAGCAGGATTTCAACTGAAAGATCCAAACAAGAgtttatatgtctttgaatATACATGGATACATGGCAAACTCATCAAAGTATTCAAGACTTGAATGAGGTAATTACATACAAGGCCTTATTCAGAAGGTGATTTGACCACCAAAATGATAGCCCAAAAGATAACAGTTGCTTATGATGAGTTGAGAAGGGAAAAATTGACATGTTCATGTGCACTGCCTTACCGTGGCTACAGCTGCATGAGTGATATGAAGCACATCAAGAACAGAAACAACAGTTCCCTCTGCCACAAAGAAGAAGTACAAATTTAAAGAAAGCTGGAAAAAGAAGATAACAGGACTCAAAGTGTAACTGGAGGTGAATGAAACCTTTATCAACAACAGGAAGGTGTAAAAATTTCCCGTCATGCATTGTATGTAAAGCATCAACAATAGGCATATCTATTGAAGCACATTCTGGATTGGGGGTCATTACCTGTGTGTTAGATGCAAAACAAAATGAAAGTTATTAGAGATCAGATAAcatgtctttcaaatctcaagaaaggaagggaaacaATAAAGAATGAAAAACTCTAAGTTCCAATAATTGAAAGAATTAGTAGCTTTTAAACATTTACTTTGATAATAAAGAGAGAGctatcccccccccccaccccaaaaaaaaaaaaaaaaaaaaaaagatatccCCTCAGTTActaacagagagagagagagagagattacCCTCTCGACGAGAGTGGACTCAGGGGAAAGATCTTGTGCTATGACTCGCATCAATAAGTCTTTTGAACTGCAGAGTCCATGCCAATCTTTTCATGAGATGATGAATATGCCGTTACACTATAGCTCAGAATTGATAAATGTAAACATGTGGATACAAGGGGAAAACTACTAACGTTAAAATCCCTCTTGGTTTGTTGTCAACTGTTACGATTGCAGAGCTTGTTCGACATTCGAGCATCTTTTTGGCTGTGGCTAAAACAGTATCATTTGGCTCAACAGTAACAACCCTAGAAAAACGAGACATCCACAACAGATAGTGACTCGCCTGCAGATTTCTAAGAAGGTTAAACTATTCTAAAATGAAGGTATTACCTACTTTGAATTTTCCGAAATGATGGTAGACAGTGAAGGCCTGAACATTTTCTCTCGAAGTGCTTCTATAAATGTATTGGAACTtgctaaaaacaaaaaatatgggAAGATTAATATATGTACTTCAAGACCAATCAAAAACATCATCCAATCACATGAACTTGACAAACACAATCAGTAGAGAGACACTCCTACACTATACCAATGCAATCGTAACAGCATAGATTTCTAAACTAACCAGAACCAGATGTCCCCCAGTGTTTTTCAACTCCTTCAACAGCAGCTGCAATGGCCTTTCCTTTCTCAGCTGCCCTTTCAAGGCGAGCAATCGCATCATAAAGGCATTTTGCTATATCAAGCAAAGCAATGACCTCTCCTTTTTCTACAACTGGCAAATGTCTAAATTTTCCTGTTGTCAAGACAAACATAAGATGTTGCAAAGGCGTTCAAAAAAGTTAAAAGCTTGAGGTATTTCAGATAAACCAACCTAGAACCATTTTCTGCAGAGCTTCCACAGCAAGTGTGTCAGAAAGCACAAAAACGGGATTTTTCGTCATAATCTTTGAAACTGGTGTTTCCTGTATATTAACTTCTGAAGCAATAACCCTTGTTGCTATATCCTTCAATTTGCccaaaggaaataaaagaaaaggatgcaTGAAGAAATTAGTGAATGATATCACCTTAGTGGGTAAAGGAAAAGCATCAGCGAAATAGGCAGCTTTACAGACTTCTATTTACTAAAAATTTTACAGCATTTTTGCACGATTCAAGCCAAACCTTATCTGTCAGGATACCACACAGCAACGCATTTGAATCAGTCAACAACAAAGCATCAAGTCTGCGAGCAGCCATCCTGCGGCAAGCTTCATAAATACTTGTAGTATCAGGTACTGTTAGGGCTTTTGACAGCCGCAATCTCTTCACTGTGCGCTCTCCAGTCAGTCCGCTGTTACAAATGTGTGagaaaaaactatcaaaactcaAAATAAGCATAAataaatgatgatgatttcaagtCAGAGTGACTATTTATGATCCCAACTCGAAACCTGAACAAGTTTTTTAATTAGTTATCCTCAGTAGCAAAAGAATCTCTTAGCTATGCTTTGTTACTAAACCAAATTTCACGGCATGTGTCAAGAACATTACAAACAACAAAAGCAGTAAATTGCTGTTCAATCTCCAGAAGTTCCATCAGAGACCGAAAAAAACCCAGCCAACCTAAAGGGGGAGGGaattcaaacaaaaaaactGAACAAACAAGAACCTCAAGAAAGCCTGCACTGTAGCCAACCACTAAAAGTGAATGACGGAAGCATTTGAGTATTGGACATGGGTGTATAGCCAACAAGCTTGTCTGTGGTTATTAGAAAAGCTATATATAGGTGAATTAAGATAAATAACCAAGGAGAATGACCTCCAACGTATCATTTGTTAGCTGCAAGTCATCTATAGATGTTTGCATAGATGTTTGCAGCATGCAATTAAGCACTTTCATCATGCAGTTTTCAACTTCAGATAAGACTTCGGCACCACAGTAAGAATAACAATCATTGAGCTGAGGTTCCAATTATGAAACCTTTTCTCCACATCGCCAAATGAAGTATACAGTAtaaactcttttattttccCTCATCCAGATATAAATAAGCCCCAACCCGAGCTCATATCCATCTCCAATGTTCAAGTTGGGGAACCAAAAAAGCAGTGGAAGCATCAAATAACGTATAATTTCACATTGTAATCATTTTACACCAGTAGCAAAACAAATTCCAACACTATTATATGTGATGGCCACAAATGTTTGACACCTCCAGCTCCGCCAAATTCACAAGCACAAAGTCCAACGATGTACCTAAATGAAAAGGCATCCATATCACTATGAACTTGGGTGATTGGAACCAATATAATTCACAACTAAAAAGAGTGTTTTGAGTTCAATCCTACCTGACGAAACAGAGCTTAAGATACTCCTAACTCTATAGAAACCGTGTTTTGAGTTCAATCCTACCTAACGAAACAGAGCTTAAGATACTCCTAACTCTATAGAAACCTCTGCTTTAGAGTTTCTAGAAACAGAACTTACACTcccttcattcatttttacttgtccatgttTGATGGCACACGCCTTAAAGAGCAATATATAAAATGAcatttttactctttttttggttgataaccgtggtgtctgtgccagcttgcgcgcacctcgactaattccacagGATACCTACCACCTCCCACCAACAAGCAACAGGTACCAgataactctgtccaccaaggctagaaaatatgaaaagaaatcaCCCACTGTTTTGTCTCTGCCAGGATTTGAACTTGACACCTCATGGCGCTCAactcacttcattgaccactaggccacaccatTAGATGcaaatgacaattttactatatcaccccTAATTATTACTTGAAATCAATCGCACATACTTTAACAGGTGTGCAGCCACTAACAATTCATTgaagtttccaacccaataatcaataataagggtaaaacaggtatgaaatgataaattatatcttgattttccaaactggacaagtaaaactGGAATCCACCTTTAGTAtattggacaagtaaaaatgaacgaaGGGAGTAATATCCAAATTAGCGTTAGTTCAATAAGAGAATTAAGCGCGTACATGGAACGAGATACGGAAATAGACTTGCGGTGAGCAGAATCAGGTTGTCCTcctacattttctttcttcttagaGCTCGTCAACGATATGCTTCTCCTCGATGATGATCCTCCTCCTTGACTTGTCGGCATCAAATTATCCaaataaaaaaacttaaaattgagattttaaattgAAGAACAAATAATCACGTAATGGATAAATTATCAACGGTCAGATAATGGCAACTCGGCAGAAAAAATGGAGCCAAATAATGAACGAAATTGATAGAACTCTGGAGTCAACTACGGTGGATTTTCCGGCGAATAGCGGCGAGGAGATGGAGGGAAACCCTACGTAATGGGAGAGGATTAGCCTGTTTGAGCTgagaaattgaattgaataatcTGTTAGAAAACGCCGTGATCTGGTAGGGCCTTGGCCAATAAGATTGTTCCACGTCAACCAATGACTAGGATTCCAATTTCACTGGAGCAGATTAGGAGTTGAATACAGACAGTGAAATTCAATTTTTGGATTTTACTGCTTCTTCTTGGagtccttaactttcctttttattcctcTTTCGTATTTAATGTAATATTCTCCCAATTTCATTTTGTAAAACACTAGTAGGAGTATTTTATTTACAGAGTCAAataaatttttcattaattccaattattttgtataatgttaataataaaaatagaacTAAAATTTGTAGTCTTTATGGACTTTCTAATATCAATTTGTTATGTTAAAAAGTTGAGAAGgaggaaattagaaaatttaataCTTGAATctcttcattcttttttaaacagagaaagtagcaattttttttttttgatgacatgggaaatCCGCAGTTGCTATCCTTCGGGAATCACACAAAAGAATCCTTCGGAAATCACACAAAAGAGATAACGCACTAAGTGCAGCTCGTCGAATGATTTCGACCCGTAAAGTAAATCTTTTCTTGTTGTAGGAAGGGGGTTTCGAACACGAAACCTCCATTGAaagcccatgctcaaccaactgagccaccttTGCAGTTGTAACAATTATTGTCCAATAAGATGTTGATTATCTCAAACGATGTTGCTGAAGGCGTGTAGGGTGCACTATTCCGTGGTAGGGAGGACCAGACGTACAATTGGTAGCAGCTAACTAAATATAAAATACACGCAATCCCATAGAAAGATTttgttttatgaaattttttctCATTTGTTAATTATGTAAACAATAACTAAATTTACATAAAATGATTTACTGGAAACCATAGGCCTATGTAAAATTTTGTATTGCAAATCTCTCGCCCTCTTTTGCACTACCAAGACCTAAATTTAATAAGAAGCTACTAGCGAATCAATTCTTTCTCTCACTCACCAATTAGCCTCCTTTAGACTTATTCTTCCTACGTAAGACAACTTTGCTTTTTCTTCCACACAGATTCTTTATAATGTAAGGGAGGCTTTTCTAGTTTGAGAAAAAGTAACTTGCTATTTGTATTGATTTATTGAGCACTCAATGATTTCCTTCCATAGCTACTTTAGGTCATGATACAAGCCGAGTTGCCTCAAGGACATTTAGAGAATCGTTTCGGGGCTTCCAAGTGTAGATGATAGCATCGGAGGACGGATTGGAGATGAATGAGTATTGAAGTGGCCAAATGAGTAAAGGATGGCTATGATTGCAAAAAGAGGCTACTTTATAAATTCAAGACTTTCATCTTTTCCCAAGAAAGATTGGTCAAACAGCGCTACCGTTAAGGGTAGTTATGTAATAAGCATAGTTGTCTTCATTAGTTTCCTAGTATAAATAGTAggtcttttatttcattagtaGGCAAAAATTACCCTTcaactttaaaaaatagttcATTAAATGCTTCGTTATCTTTGGGCCAATTATCACTTACTGATTATCTATGGGATCAATTATCCACTTCCACGTATGGCTTATTGCCACGATGGCGTCATCCCGAccttgaaaattattttaccctcaaataatttttttacccactaaaataactcgtcaggcccaaaaaaaaaaaaaatgtcggaaaaaataatatggataatttttccggccaaaaaaaaaaaaaataattttgtattagtttgtttgaaaaaaaaaaataatttcgtattagtgggtaaaaaattatttgagggtaaaataattttgaagaataggatgatgccacgtgaCAATAGTTACAcgaagggtataattgaccccatagtataaGCAGATAATTAGTGGCTTAAAATATAACGAAagtatg
This window harbors:
- the LOC132052487 gene encoding CBS domain-containing protein CBSCBSPB1-like; amino-acid sequence: MPTSQGGGSSSRRSISLTSSKKKENVGGQPDSAHRKSISVSRSIGLTGERTVKRLRLSKALTVPDTTSIYEACRRMAARRLDALLLTDSNALLCGILTDKDIATRVIASEVNIQETPVSKIMTKNPVFVLSDTLAVEALQKMVLGKFRHLPVVEKGEVIALLDIAKCLYDAIARLERAAEKGKAIAAAVEGVEKHWGTSGSASSNTFIEALREKMFRPSLSTIISENSKVVTVEPNDTVLATAKKMLECRTSSAIVTVDNKPRGILTSKDLLMRVIAQDLSPESTLVERVMTPNPECASIDMPIVDALHTMHDGKFLHLPVVDKEGTVVSVLDVLHITHAAVATVGNTAGVNNEAANSMMQRFWDSAMALTPDDDDETRSENSLKLASEGTETGRSIPYPSSSQPNSFSFKIEDKKGRMHRFNCDIRNMTDLIAAIIQRVGDDIDRNNLPQILYEDEDHDKVVLASDSDLTAAIDHARSAGWKGLKLHLDYSGSTGGSLDYAHTESAWASAYSTVAAGAALVAGLGVLAFLRRSGN